In Desulfovibrio aminophilus DSM 12254, a single window of DNA contains:
- the tmcB gene encoding electron transfer complex ferredoxin TmcB, giving the protein MGIQDRLIEDVGLREGVKRLTEDKIEQVVQAVLKGETGARLAAYNEICMRCGLCSEACHFYLSHDGDPSYSPVGKVQQTMAVLLKKKGRVSPDFIYGMAQIAYTECNLCRRCVHFCPVGIDTGYIMSTVRRICHKLGVTPQYIQDTAHSHSATFNQMWVKDDEWIDTLQWQEDEARDEFPSLRIPLDKEGADIYYSVIAPEPKFRTQLIYQAAAIFTAAGVDWTMPSEPGWDNSDMCMFTGDFEMMGRLKRRHFESAQKLKVKRIVMGECGHAFRSVYDMGNRWVAWKMYPVPVIHSIEFFWELMKQGKIKLAKKYPGPVTVHDPCNVVRGRGHHEKLRELVRFLIDGDIVEMASNREHAICCTAGGGVINCGPPFKNVRLAGSKAKAEELKATGVKTIVAPCHNCHGGLEDTVHRYKLGMDIKFLGDIIYECMEKPS; this is encoded by the coding sequence ATGGGAATCCAAGACAGACTCATCGAGGACGTCGGCCTCCGGGAGGGGGTCAAGCGCCTCACCGAGGATAAAATCGAGCAGGTGGTGCAGGCCGTCCTCAAAGGCGAGACCGGCGCGCGCCTGGCGGCCTACAACGAGATCTGCATGCGTTGCGGACTCTGCTCCGAGGCCTGCCACTTCTACCTCTCCCACGACGGCGACCCCAGCTACTCGCCCGTGGGCAAGGTGCAGCAGACCATGGCCGTGCTGCTCAAGAAGAAAGGCCGGGTCAGCCCGGACTTCATCTACGGCATGGCCCAGATCGCCTACACCGAATGCAACCTCTGCCGTCGTTGCGTGCACTTCTGCCCCGTGGGCATCGACACCGGCTACATCATGAGCACGGTGCGCCGCATCTGCCACAAGCTCGGCGTCACGCCGCAATACATCCAGGACACGGCCCACAGCCATTCGGCCACCTTCAACCAGATGTGGGTCAAGGACGACGAGTGGATCGACACGCTCCAGTGGCAGGAGGACGAGGCCCGCGACGAATTCCCGAGCCTGCGCATCCCCTTGGACAAGGAGGGGGCGGACATCTACTACTCGGTCATCGCGCCCGAGCCCAAGTTCCGCACCCAACTCATCTACCAAGCGGCGGCCATCTTCACCGCCGCCGGCGTGGACTGGACCATGCCCTCCGAACCCGGATGGGACAACTCGGACATGTGCATGTTCACCGGCGACTTCGAGATGATGGGCCGCCTCAAGCGCCGTCACTTCGAATCCGCCCAGAAGCTCAAGGTCAAGCGCATCGTCATGGGCGAGTGCGGCCACGCCTTCCGCTCGGTCTACGACATGGGCAACCGCTGGGTGGCCTGGAAGATGTATCCGGTTCCGGTCATCCACTCCATTGAGTTCTTCTGGGAACTCATGAAGCAGGGCAAGATCAAACTGGCCAAGAAATACCCCGGCCCAGTCACGGTGCATGACCCCTGCAACGTGGTCCGCGGTCGCGGCCACCACGAGAAGCTCCGCGAACTGGTCCGTTTCCTCATCGACGGCGACATCGTCGAGATGGCCTCCAACCGCGAGCATGCCATCTGCTGCACCGCGGGCGGCGGCGTGATCAACTGCGGCCCGCCGTTCAAGAACGTCCGTCTGGCCGGCAGCAAGGCCAAGGCCGAAGAGTTGAAAGCCACCGGCGTGAAGACCATCGTGGCTCCCTGCCACAACTGCCACGGCGGCCTGGAAGATACGGTCCACCGCTACAAGCTGGGCATGGACATCAAGTTCCTCGGCGACATCATCTACGAGTGCATGGAAAAGCCGAGTTAG
- the tmcC gene encoding TmcC family electron transfer complex membrane anchor subunit: MHEIYNLVTGPLAWLAWGIFIVGSIYRLAIMYILAKKKDGPSLAYMSWGFSLRSIINWLIPFNALGWRRNPVMTVATFAFHICLVLAPIFLLAHVALWDQFFGVEYPVFRENVTDIMSMIVVAGGLVFAGRRLFQKEVRYVTTCQDWLILVIAVLPFLTGILAYHQIFNYQTMVILHILTGEIMLAAIPFTRLSHMLFAVFTRAYMGSEFGGVRRVKDW, encoded by the coding sequence ATGCACGAGATCTACAACCTGGTCACCGGACCCCTGGCCTGGCTGGCCTGGGGCATCTTCATCGTGGGTTCCATCTACCGCTTGGCCATCATGTACATCCTGGCCAAGAAGAAGGACGGTCCCTCCCTGGCCTATATGAGCTGGGGCTTCTCCCTGCGCTCGATCATCAACTGGCTCATTCCCTTCAACGCCCTGGGCTGGCGCAGGAACCCGGTGATGACCGTGGCGACCTTCGCCTTCCACATCTGCCTGGTGCTGGCGCCGATCTTCCTCCTGGCCCACGTGGCCCTCTGGGATCAGTTCTTCGGCGTGGAGTATCCCGTGTTCCGCGAAAACGTCACCGACATCATGAGCATGATCGTGGTGGCGGGCGGTCTGGTCTTCGCCGGACGGCGGCTGTTCCAGAAGGAAGTCCGCTACGTGACCACCTGCCAGGATTGGCTCATCCTGGTCATCGCGGTCCTGCCCTTCCTCACCGGCATCCTGGCCTACCATCAGATATTCAACTACCAGACCATGGTCATCCTGCACATCCTGACCGGCGAGATCATGCTGGCGGCCATCCCGTTCACGCGGCTCTCGCACATGCTCTTCGCCGTGTTCACGCGCGCCTACATGGGCTCGGAGTTCGGCGGCGTCCGTCGGGTCAAGGACTGGTAA
- the tmcD gene encoding electron transfer complex subunit TmcD, whose translation MLHPASSWDWQPGERVVLDSTACPAPHEWQEEPHVSPDGEKFGAIVRLDDGLFTLCVNGTPWEATFDKIWNPRFSPDGRLTSIVQQDGEWTLAVDGEAWPENYAYLWSTMFSADGSVIAAAIQQDGEYGLCIDGAPWETLYENANQFTLSRDGQATAAVVQMQSMAAADLAAFQRGVFSVAINGQPWERTFVNVYTPTFDASGSRVAAQVRLNLYDYGIAVDGETWKQTYACVWEPRFNPASGAVVAPVRIAGSWGLAQDGQIIWEPVFAQCWQQAFSRDGKTIAAIVATGYGKFTVAVNAKPWAATFPVVTDLTLSADGKRAAALANEYNADWQVVVDGRPWNGVFDMAWKPVFSPDGARVAAKVERKGRQNVLLDGKPYKRDFEQVWEPAFSPDGSKVLIRARDGGKYLRIVAQAADF comes from the coding sequence ATGCTGCACCCTGCTTCCTCATGGGACTGGCAGCCTGGTGAGCGAGTGGTGCTGGATTCCACTGCCTGTCCGGCGCCGCATGAATGGCAGGAGGAGCCCCATGTCTCGCCCGACGGCGAGAAATTCGGGGCGATCGTCCGCCTGGACGACGGCCTTTTCACCCTTTGCGTGAACGGAACCCCCTGGGAGGCCACGTTCGACAAGATTTGGAACCCGCGCTTCAGCCCTGACGGGCGGCTGACCTCCATCGTGCAGCAGGACGGGGAATGGACCCTGGCCGTGGACGGCGAAGCCTGGCCCGAGAACTATGCCTACCTCTGGTCCACCATGTTCTCGGCCGACGGTTCGGTCATCGCCGCGGCCATCCAGCAGGACGGCGAGTATGGTCTCTGCATCGACGGCGCTCCGTGGGAAACCCTCTACGAAAACGCCAACCAGTTCACCCTAAGCCGTGACGGCCAGGCCACCGCCGCGGTGGTCCAGATGCAGTCCATGGCGGCGGCGGATCTCGCCGCCTTCCAGCGCGGCGTGTTCTCAGTGGCGATCAACGGCCAGCCCTGGGAACGCACCTTCGTCAACGTCTATACGCCGACCTTCGACGCCTCGGGTAGCCGCGTGGCCGCCCAGGTTCGCCTCAATCTTTACGACTACGGCATCGCCGTGGACGGAGAGACCTGGAAGCAGACGTACGCCTGCGTCTGGGAACCGCGCTTCAATCCGGCCTCCGGCGCGGTGGTCGCGCCGGTGCGCATCGCCGGTTCCTGGGGCCTGGCCCAGGACGGCCAGATCATCTGGGAGCCGGTCTTCGCCCAGTGCTGGCAGCAGGCCTTCAGCCGCGACGGCAAGACCATCGCCGCCATCGTGGCCACGGGCTACGGCAAATTCACCGTGGCCGTGAACGCCAAGCCCTGGGCCGCCACCTTCCCGGTGGTGACCGACCTGACGCTTTCCGCCGACGGCAAGCGCGCCGCGGCCCTGGCCAACGAGTACAACGCCGACTGGCAGGTGGTCGTGGACGGCCGGCCCTGGAACGGCGTCTTCGACATGGCCTGGAAACCGGTCTTCAGCCCGGACGGCGCCCGCGTGGCCGCCAAGGTCGAACGCAAGGGCCGCCAGAACGTCCTGCTCGACGGCAAGCCTTACAAGCGGGACTTCGAACAGGTCTGGGAACCTGCCTTCAGCCCCGACGGCTCCAAGGTGCTCATCCGCGCCCGCGACGGCGGCAAATACCTCCGAATCGTGGCCCAGGCCGCGGACTTCTAG
- a CDS encoding sensor histidine kinase, giving the protein MDRNLLLVDDEEGIRTVLSLSLADAGYVVHTARTGEEALAVFDRVRPGVVLTDIKMPGMDGIELLERLKKRDPDVEVIMITGHGDIDLAIQSIQREAADFVTKPVNDAILEIALKRARERSHLRRQLREYTTNLERMVEEKSRALVRAERLAAAGQAAAGMAHAIKNIAGGLEGCIFLLEQGLKQDRRVYLEQGWEMLKANVEKIKDLSLALLDYSRPEELHFHPTDPAGPLEEIAALMRARAREQGVDLVLDKAPGMSQALLDPEAMHRCLLNLVVNALDACAERGERPEPCRVELRVEPDAGGGVRYVVRDNGPGMDADTVDMLFTVFFSTKGGRGTGLGLAASRKIVEQHGGVLEVESAPGRGTTFTARLPRPETLRGSGSTGM; this is encoded by the coding sequence ATGGATAGGAATCTGCTGCTGGTGGATGACGAAGAGGGCATCCGCACGGTGCTCTCCCTGTCCCTGGCCGACGCCGGGTACGTGGTGCATACGGCCCGCACCGGCGAGGAAGCCCTGGCCGTCTTCGACCGGGTTCGGCCGGGGGTGGTGCTCACGGACATCAAGATGCCCGGCATGGACGGCATCGAGCTGCTGGAGCGGCTCAAGAAGCGCGACCCGGACGTGGAGGTGATCATGATCACCGGCCACGGCGACATCGATTTGGCCATTCAGAGCATTCAGCGCGAGGCCGCCGACTTCGTGACCAAGCCCGTCAACGACGCGATTTTGGAGATCGCTCTGAAGCGGGCCCGCGAGCGGAGCCATCTTCGGCGCCAGTTGCGGGAGTACACGACCAACCTGGAGCGGATGGTCGAGGAGAAGTCGCGAGCACTGGTGCGCGCCGAGCGGCTGGCGGCCGCCGGGCAGGCCGCGGCGGGCATGGCCCACGCCATCAAGAACATCGCGGGCGGGCTGGAGGGCTGTATCTTTCTCCTGGAGCAGGGGCTCAAACAGGATCGCCGGGTCTACCTGGAGCAGGGGTGGGAGATGCTCAAGGCCAACGTGGAGAAGATCAAGGATCTCTCCCTGGCGCTGCTGGACTACTCGCGGCCGGAGGAACTTCATTTCCATCCCACCGATCCCGCCGGTCCCCTGGAGGAGATCGCCGCCCTGATGCGTGCGCGGGCCCGGGAGCAGGGCGTCGATCTGGTCCTGGACAAGGCTCCGGGTATGTCTCAGGCTCTCTTGGACCCCGAGGCCATGCACCGCTGCTTGCTCAATCTCGTGGTCAACGCCCTGGACGCCTGCGCCGAGCGCGGGGAGCGGCCCGAGCCGTGTCGGGTGGAACTGCGGGTGGAGCCGGACGCGGGGGGAGGGGTGCGCTACGTTGTTCGGGACAACGGACCTGGCATGGACGCGGACACCGTGGACATGCTCTTCACGGTGTTTTTCAGCACCAAGGGCGGCCGCGGCACGGGGCTGGGTCTGGCCGCCAGCCGGAAAATCGTCGAACAGCACGGCGGGGTTCTGGAGGTGGAGTCCGCGCCGGGGCGAGGAACGACCTTCACTGCGAGGCTGCCACGCCCGGAAACCCTTCGGGGGAGCGGTTCGACGGGGATGTAG
- a CDS encoding universal stress protein, with amino-acid sequence MFEKILFATTASPTCDDAAKVAFELSRKNHSRLSVFHVFGLPSRGFGLEYRDVRTGERVEGDENLVGLVLEEMKQYYEKQAKDHPSAAFEALVGEPHTEVLRKARKDDVNLIIMGAHNRPEDIGASRHRAIAGSTMQKVAKSARCPVLIVSRPCVTCWSYFANIVVATDFSKASDYAFQFARNVAADIGCTLHLFHCVDLSAENELHAPNQAAIEAKVREAEEKMQAKYVANMGEFDNFTVTIREGTPHVEVLKFARESKADLVVMAHHTREVDPEKALLGSTVEQVVLRSACPVLSVNHPDKVDVTPYGARPGSD; translated from the coding sequence ATGTTCGAGAAGATTCTGTTCGCCACCACGGCGTCCCCGACCTGCGACGACGCGGCCAAGGTCGCTTTTGAGCTGTCCCGCAAGAATCATTCGCGACTTTCCGTGTTCCATGTCTTCGGTCTGCCCTCGCGCGGATTCGGGCTCGAATATCGGGACGTCCGCACTGGGGAGCGCGTGGAGGGCGACGAGAACCTCGTCGGTTTGGTCCTGGAGGAGATGAAGCAGTATTATGAGAAGCAGGCCAAGGATCACCCCAGCGCCGCCTTCGAGGCCCTGGTGGGCGAGCCGCACACCGAGGTCCTGCGCAAGGCCCGCAAGGATGACGTGAATCTGATCATCATGGGCGCGCACAACCGGCCCGAGGACATCGGCGCTTCCCGGCACCGGGCCATCGCCGGCAGCACCATGCAGAAGGTGGCCAAGTCCGCCCGCTGCCCCGTGCTCATCGTCAGCCGTCCCTGTGTGACCTGCTGGTCCTACTTCGCCAACATCGTCGTGGCCACGGACTTCTCCAAGGCCTCGGACTACGCCTTCCAGTTCGCCCGCAACGTGGCCGCCGACATCGGCTGCACCCTGCACCTCTTCCACTGCGTGGACCTGAGCGCGGAGAACGAACTGCACGCGCCCAACCAGGCCGCCATCGAGGCCAAGGTGCGCGAGGCCGAGGAGAAGATGCAGGCCAAGTACGTGGCCAACATGGGCGAGTTCGACAACTTCACGGTCACCATCCGCGAGGGCACGCCCCACGTGGAGGTTCTGAAGTTCGCCCGTGAGAGCAAGGCCGACCTCGTGGTCATGGCCCACCACACCCGCGAGGTGGATCCGGAGAAGGCCCTGCTGGGCAGCACCGTGGAGCAGGTTGTCCTGCGCTCGGCTTGTCCGGTGCTCAGCGTGAACCACCCCGACAAGGTGGACGTCACGCCCTACGGCGCCCGTCCCGGTTCGGACTAG
- a CDS encoding PAS domain S-box protein yields MRGIPKLVRQSLTAKLIISTGLGLLLSIAGLSYLAIVHQEEQLMGYMVAEADRLGTTIKLGTHYAMMLNSREDIQQIIANIGRQKDILALRIYNKAGEIKYSNVEREIDTRTNIEAEACHVCHRASPPLSSLALDERIRVFENWDGTRLMGILDPVYNEPGCTEGCHYHPSDKKILGAIDVVVSLEDLDREVALFKNRIIGFTAVVFLALASVIYIFMLRFVIRPIRKLIVGTQLIAKGGECSRIDIDHEDEMGQLAKSITDMGRDISNKQIELNRQKDEYQYLFSHVPCIITVQDRNFRLLRYNLEFKEKFKPKNADFCYHAYKGRNEKCPNCPVELTFQTGRSYCSEESGPDADGRMRHWLVTTSPVRNAEGEIVAAMEMSLDISSRKQLEQKLERSERKYLAIFKNTPNPLFVLDAETLNVLDCNESAQAIYGFEKNELVGTSFLEFWREEEREATADLLRQARVLDRAKNVIRDGRSIYVTVRVSPSEYSGRKVLLVTTSDITKRLETEQQLIQASKMATLGEMATGVAHELNQPLSVIKTASSFIARKISRKEPIDEEILGTMAREIDSHVDRATRIINHLREFGRKPEMSLEPVRVNEVLRRAFDIFSQQLKLREITVDWRLDESLPPIKADPGRLEQVFINMLINARDAIEERWAGTTAPPGGKRITITSRRISGGVRVEVEDTGRGIPRGILDKIFEPFFTTKKVGKGTGLGLSISYGIIKDCGGTIRAESVEGEWTRFVMTFPEWKNEGERHG; encoded by the coding sequence ATGCGGGGCATTCCGAAGCTGGTGCGGCAGAGCCTGACCGCCAAGCTCATCATCTCCACGGGGCTCGGCCTGCTCCTGAGCATCGCGGGGCTGTCCTACTTGGCCATCGTGCATCAGGAGGAACAGCTCATGGGCTACATGGTGGCCGAGGCCGACCGCCTGGGCACGACCATCAAGCTCGGTACGCATTACGCCATGATGCTCAACTCCCGCGAGGACATCCAGCAGATCATCGCCAACATCGGCCGGCAGAAGGACATCCTGGCCCTGCGCATATACAACAAGGCCGGAGAAATAAAATATTCCAACGTGGAGCGGGAGATCGACACCCGCACCAACATCGAGGCCGAGGCCTGCCACGTCTGCCACCGCGCCTCGCCGCCGTTGTCCTCTTTGGCCCTGGACGAGCGCATCCGGGTTTTCGAGAATTGGGACGGCACACGCCTCATGGGCATCCTGGACCCGGTCTACAACGAGCCGGGCTGCACCGAGGGCTGCCATTACCACCCATCGGACAAGAAGATCCTCGGGGCCATCGACGTGGTCGTCTCCCTAGAGGATCTGGATCGCGAGGTGGCGCTCTTCAAGAACCGCATCATCGGTTTCACGGCCGTGGTCTTCCTGGCCCTGGCCTCGGTGATCTACATCTTCATGCTGCGGTTCGTGATCCGGCCTATCCGCAAGCTCATCGTGGGCACCCAGCTCATCGCCAAGGGCGGAGAGTGTTCCCGCATCGACATCGACCACGAGGACGAGATGGGGCAGCTGGCCAAGTCCATCACGGATATGGGCCGGGACATCAGCAACAAGCAGATCGAACTGAATCGCCAGAAGGATGAGTACCAATATCTCTTCTCGCATGTGCCCTGCATCATCACGGTGCAGGACCGCAACTTCCGGCTGCTGCGCTACAACTTGGAGTTCAAGGAGAAGTTCAAGCCGAAGAACGCGGACTTTTGTTATCACGCCTACAAGGGGCGCAACGAGAAGTGTCCCAACTGCCCTGTGGAGCTGACCTTTCAGACCGGTCGCTCGTACTGCAGCGAGGAGTCGGGGCCGGACGCCGACGGTCGCATGCGGCATTGGCTGGTGACGACCTCGCCGGTGCGTAACGCCGAGGGCGAGATCGTGGCGGCCATGGAAATGAGTCTGGACATCTCCTCGCGCAAGCAGTTGGAGCAGAAGCTCGAACGCTCCGAGCGCAAGTACTTGGCCATCTTCAAGAACACGCCCAACCCGCTATTCGTGCTTGACGCCGAAACCCTGAACGTCCTGGACTGCAACGAGTCCGCCCAGGCCATCTACGGTTTCGAGAAGAATGAGCTGGTGGGTACCTCCTTTCTGGAATTCTGGCGCGAGGAGGAGCGCGAGGCCACGGCGGATCTGCTGCGTCAGGCCCGTGTCTTGGATCGGGCCAAGAACGTCATCAGGGACGGCCGCAGCATCTACGTGACCGTGCGCGTCTCGCCCTCGGAGTATTCGGGCCGCAAGGTCTTGCTCGTGACCACCAGCGACATCACCAAACGCCTGGAGACCGAGCAGCAGCTCATTCAGGCCTCGAAGATGGCCACCCTCGGCGAGATGGCCACGGGTGTGGCCCATGAGCTGAACCAGCCGCTTTCGGTGATCAAGACCGCCAGCAGCTTCATCGCCCGCAAGATCAGCCGCAAGGAGCCCATCGACGAGGAAATTTTGGGCACCATGGCCCGTGAGATCGACAGTCATGTGGACCGGGCCACCAGGATCATCAACCATCTTCGGGAGTTCGGCCGTAAGCCTGAGATGAGCCTGGAGCCGGTGCGGGTCAATGAAGTCCTGCGGCGGGCCTTCGACATCTTCAGCCAGCAGCTCAAGTTGCGCGAGATCACCGTGGACTGGCGGCTGGACGAGAGCCTGCCGCCCATCAAGGCCGACCCGGGGCGGCTGGAGCAGGTTTTCATCAACATGCTCATCAACGCCCGCGACGCCATTGAGGAAAGGTGGGCCGGGACCACGGCCCCGCCGGGCGGAAAGCGGATCACGATCACTTCGCGGAGGATCTCCGGCGGTGTGCGGGTGGAGGTCGAGGACACGGGCCGGGGCATTCCCCGGGGCATCCTGGACAAGATCTTCGAGCCGTTCTTCACCACCAAGAAGGTCGGCAAGGGCACGGGCCTCGGATTGTCCATCAGCTACGGGATCATCAAGGACTGCGGGGGGACCATCCGCGCCGAGTCCGTGGAAGGGGAGTGGACCCGCTTCGTGATGACTTTCCCGGAATGGAAGAACGAAGGGGAGAGGCATGGATAG
- the divK gene encoding DVU0259 family response regulator domain-containing protein: MAKKIMVVDDDPAIVEYLVSVFKDNGYETCSASDGEAALGVLEKEKPQLITLDLEMPNEWGPRFYRKYTQKDEYKDIPVIVISGLAGIHLAIRKAVATVNKPFDPQEVLRIVEQTIGKP, from the coding sequence ATGGCGAAGAAGATCATGGTCGTGGACGACGACCCGGCCATCGTCGAGTACCTCGTCTCCGTGTTCAAGGACAACGGCTACGAGACGTGCAGCGCCTCGGACGGCGAGGCGGCCCTGGGCGTGCTGGAGAAGGAGAAGCCCCAGCTCATCACCCTGGACCTGGAGATGCCCAACGAGTGGGGCCCCCGGTTCTATCGCAAGTACACCCAGAAAGACGAGTACAAGGACATTCCGGTGATCGTGATCAGCGGTCTGGCGGGCATCCATCTGGCCATCCGCAAAGCCGTGGCCACAGTGAACAAGCCTTTCGATCCCCAGGAAGTCCTGAGGATCGTCGAACAGACCATCGGCAAGCCGTAA
- a CDS encoding response regulator, translating into MTRPAVLVVDDEMHLRIFIGAVFESAGFRPVLARDGEEGLRKAREEAPVLISLDLMMPGDGGIRMFRELKADERLSRVPVMIVSAVGGPTFEHALETLRAATGGPLPGPEAYVEKPPKPEALLAAAERLLRGNG; encoded by the coding sequence ATGACGCGGCCTGCGGTGCTCGTCGTGGATGACGAAATGCATCTGCGCATCTTCATCGGCGCGGTGTTCGAGAGCGCCGGCTTCAGGCCGGTGCTTGCCCGCGACGGCGAGGAAGGTCTGCGCAAGGCCCGCGAGGAGGCCCCGGTCCTCATCAGCCTGGATCTCATGATGCCGGGCGACGGCGGCATCCGCATGTTCCGTGAACTCAAGGCCGACGAGCGGTTGAGCCGTGTGCCGGTGATGATCGTCTCGGCGGTGGGCGGACCGACCTTCGAACATGCCCTGGAAACGTTGCGGGCCGCCACCGGCGGCCCGCTGCCCGGGCCCGAGGCGTATGTGGAGAAGCCGCCGAAGCCGGAGGCCCTGCTGGCCGCGGCCGAACGGCTGCTCAGGGGAAACGGCTGA
- a CDS encoding hybrid sensor histidine kinase/response regulator — protein MVDSLLLVDDEDGIRRVVAITLADMGYEVFTAASGEEAMRVFREHHPPIVITDIRMPGMSGIDLLRAVKLESPDTEVIMITGHGDLDVAIESLKLSAADFINKPVSPEVLEIALRRATERIEMRAKMREYTENLERLVQEQASRIVDYERQKAAGQVMEGLTQALQGLSRDFAGDIRFFNDLPSFVSLHDRHGTVLSVNRYYKDRLGDKVGLGSWEVYKNGTDAPDGSPVARTLATGQSQHSREVVVCVNGNDHPVMVHTVPIRGANGEVELVLEISGDVGEVRRLQDELRNTQQLYRQLFDETPCAIALVNPDLTIAAANRRFRKEFGEHEGALCHRACHGRNDPCPECPALLTFKDGQSHRLETQFLTCGGGRINALVWTAPIRDAQDRVVQVLELAADITEVRRLQEHLTSLGMLIASLSHGIKGLLTALDGAMYKVNSGLAKGDQTRLTEGWESVTQLVGRIKGMVMDILFWARKRDMNIQDLDVAELLGGVADSAGPKAEKLGVSFVREFQSGLGRLVGDPSVLAPALVNLLENAVDACVQDTAKKEHRVVFRAYRKDEDLVVEVEDNGIGMDRETLEKLFSVFFSTKGSKGTGLGLFIVRKAVDQHGGDIEADSEQGKGSIFRVFLPLSECA, from the coding sequence ATGGTTGATTCCCTTCTGCTCGTCGACGATGAAGACGGCATCCGCCGCGTGGTGGCCATCACCCTGGCCGACATGGGCTATGAGGTCTTCACCGCAGCCAGCGGCGAGGAGGCCATGCGCGTCTTCCGTGAACACCACCCGCCGATAGTCATCACGGACATCCGCATGCCCGGCATGAGCGGCATCGATCTTCTGCGGGCCGTCAAGCTGGAGTCCCCGGACACCGAAGTCATCATGATCACCGGCCACGGCGACCTGGACGTGGCCATCGAGAGTCTCAAACTTTCGGCCGCGGACTTCATCAATAAGCCCGTGAGCCCGGAGGTTCTTGAGATCGCCTTGCGTCGCGCCACCGAGCGCATCGAGATGCGCGCCAAGATGCGCGAATACACCGAGAACCTGGAACGCCTGGTCCAGGAGCAGGCCTCGCGCATCGTGGATTACGAGCGCCAGAAGGCCGCCGGACAGGTGATGGAGGGGCTGACCCAGGCCCTGCAGGGGCTCTCCCGGGATTTCGCCGGCGACATCCGGTTCTTCAACGATCTTCCGAGTTTCGTCTCCCTGCACGACCGCCATGGAACGGTCCTCTCCGTGAACCGCTATTACAAGGACCGTCTCGGCGACAAGGTCGGGCTGGGCAGTTGGGAAGTCTACAAGAACGGGACCGACGCCCCCGACGGTTCGCCGGTGGCCCGCACCCTGGCCACGGGTCAGAGTCAGCACTCCCGCGAGGTGGTGGTCTGCGTCAACGGCAACGACCATCCCGTCATGGTGCATACCGTGCCCATCCGGGGGGCCAACGGCGAGGTGGAACTGGTTCTGGAAATTTCCGGAGATGTGGGTGAGGTTCGCCGTCTCCAGGATGAGCTTCGCAACACCCAACAGCTCTATCGTCAGCTTTTCGACGAAACCCCCTGCGCCATCGCCCTGGTCAACCCGGACCTGACCATCGCCGCGGCCAATCGTCGCTTCCGCAAGGAATTCGGGGAACATGAGGGCGCGCTGTGCCACCGCGCCTGCCACGGCCGCAACGACCCCTGCCCGGAGTGCCCGGCGCTGCTGACTTTCAAGGATGGCCAGTCCCATCGCCTGGAGACCCAGTTCCTGACCTGCGGCGGCGGACGCATCAACGCCCTGGTCTGGACCGCGCCCATCCGCGATGCCCAGGACCGCGTGGTCCAGGTTCTGGAACTGGCCGCCGACATTACCGAGGTCCGCCGTCTTCAGGAGCACCTGACCTCCCTGGGCATGCTCATCGCCTCGCTCTCGCACGGCATCAAGGGACTGCTCACGGCCCTGGACGGAGCCATGTACAAGGTCAATTCCGGCTTGGCCAAGGGCGACCAGACGCGCCTGACCGAAGGTTGGGAGTCCGTGACCCAGCTCGTCGGCCGCATCAAGGGCATGGTCATGGACATCTTGTTCTGGGCCCGCAAGCGGGATATGAATATTCAGGATCTGGACGTCGCCGAACTCCTGGGAGGGGTGGCCGATTCCGCCGGTCCCAAGGCCGAGAAGCTCGGCGTGTCCTTCGTCCGCGAGTTTCAGAGCGGGCTGGGCCGTCTGGTGGGCGACCCCTCGGTCCTGGCCCCGGCCTTGGTCAATCTCCTGGAGAACGCCGTGGACGCCTGCGTCCAGGACACGGCCAAAAAAGAGCACCGGGTGGTGTTTCGGGCCTATCGCAAGGACGAGGATCTGGTGGTGGAAGTGGAGGACAACGGTATCGGCATGGACCGCGAGACCCTGGAAAAGCTCTTCAGCGTCTTCTTTTCCACCAAGGGCTCCAAGGGCACCGGGCTCGGGCTGTTCATCGTCCGCAAGGCCGTGGATCAGCACGGCGGCGACATCGAGGCCGACTCCGAGCAAGGCAAGGGCTCCATCTTCCGGGTCTTCCTGCCGCTCTCGGAATGCGCATGA